In the genome of Bacillus carboniphilus, one region contains:
- a CDS encoding tRNA1(Val) (adenine(37)-N6)-methyltransferase, whose translation MDWLTGDERLDFLYAEGLRIIQSSSVFSFSIDAVLLANFAYVPIRKGKILDLCSGNGVIPLLLSGRTKAPIIGVELQGKLHNMAVRSVAYNHLENQIEMIHGDLKEMPKHLGQGQFDAITCNPPYFQTPSKEIQNRNEHYALARHEIACTLEDVIAACSKLAKSGAKVSIVHRPGRLMDLFTLMREYRLEPKRLQFVYPKPGKEANIILIEGVKDGNPDLKVLPPLFIYKDDNQYSEQVGELLYGKNGGGGNDGS comes from the coding sequence ATGGATTGGTTAACTGGGGATGAAAGATTAGATTTTTTATATGCGGAAGGTCTAAGGATTATCCAAAGCTCATCTGTTTTTTCCTTTTCTATTGATGCTGTTTTACTAGCAAACTTTGCCTATGTTCCTATCCGTAAAGGAAAAATCCTGGACTTATGCAGTGGAAACGGTGTTATTCCACTTCTTCTCTCGGGACGTACGAAAGCTCCTATTATAGGAGTAGAGTTACAAGGGAAACTTCATAATATGGCCGTTAGAAGTGTTGCTTACAACCATCTAGAAAATCAGATTGAGATGATACATGGTGATTTAAAAGAGATGCCAAAACATCTGGGGCAGGGGCAGTTTGACGCCATTACTTGTAATCCGCCTTATTTTCAAACACCTTCAAAAGAGATTCAAAATCGAAATGAACACTATGCTCTTGCTCGCCATGAAATTGCGTGTACTCTAGAAGATGTAATTGCTGCTTGTTCAAAATTGGCTAAATCAGGAGCAAAAGTATCAATCGTTCACCGACCAGGGCGCTTAATGGATTTGTTTACATTGATGAGAGAATATAGATTAGAACCCAAACGGCTTCAGTTTGTGTATCCTAAACCGGGTAAAGAAGCTAACATAATCTTGATTGAAGGAGTAAAAGATGGGAATCCAGACTTAAAAGTACTTCCACCTCTCTTCATATATAAGGATGACAATCAATACTCTGAACAGGTTGGAGAATTATTGTACGGGAAAAATGGTGGTGGAGGTAATGATGGATCGTAA
- a CDS encoding AbrB/MazE/SpoVT family DNA-binding domain-containing protein — protein sequence MKSTGIVRKVDELGRVVIPIELRRTLGIAEKDALEIYVDDDKIILKKYKPNMTCQITGEVSDDNIALAGGKLVLSREGAEMLINEIQSHLTVAK from the coding sequence ATGAAATCAACTGGTATTGTCCGTAAGGTAGACGAATTAGGTCGTGTGGTTATTCCTATCGAGCTACGTAGAACATTAGGTATTGCTGAAAAAGACGCTTTAGAAATCTATGTAGATGATGACAAGATTATCTTAAAGAAATATAAGCCTAATATGACTTGTCAAATCACAGGTGAGGTTTCCGATGATAACATTGCTCTTGCCGGAGGAAAGCTTGTCCTAAGTCGCGAAGGTGCAGAAATGCTTATTAACGAAATCCAAAGCCACCTAACAGTTGCAAAATAA
- a CDS encoding GIY-YIG nuclease family protein — protein MDRNNHFMYVLECADGTFYAGYSTDVGKRVLTHNSGKGAKYTRPRLPVTCIYYESFQSKREALQEEYAFKQLTRKQKEQYLHNKVGQQHVEAKKL, from the coding sequence ATGGATCGTAACAATCATTTTATGTATGTTTTGGAATGTGCTGATGGAACGTTTTATGCAGGTTACTCTACAGATGTGGGGAAAAGGGTGCTTACTCACAATAGTGGAAAAGGGGCCAAATATACAAGGCCACGCTTACCGGTTACATGTATTTATTATGAAAGTTTTCAATCAAAAAGAGAAGCACTACAAGAGGAATATGCATTTAAGCAATTAACCAGGAAGCAGAAAGAACAATACCTTCATAATAAGGTGGGGCAGCAACATGTGGAAGCAAAAAAGCTATAA
- the yabA gene encoding DNA replication initiation control protein YabA produces MEKKEIFDALSNLEQQIGHLYTQLGEMKQHLAEILEENNTLQIENEHLRKRLEQTSSSNGQKTSEGHSSDDDSRTVDVGEGYDNLARLYQEGFHICNLHFGSPRKEGDCLFCLSFLNKK; encoded by the coding sequence TTGGAAAAAAAAGAAATATTTGATGCATTAAGTAATTTAGAGCAACAAATTGGTCATTTGTATACACAACTTGGGGAAATGAAGCAGCATTTAGCAGAAATTTTAGAGGAGAACAATACGTTACAGATTGAAAATGAACACCTTCGAAAAAGGTTAGAACAAACATCATCGTCTAATGGTCAAAAGACGAGCGAAGGTCATTCATCAGATGATGATAGCCGTACGGTTGATGTGGGCGAAGGGTACGATAACCTGGCGAGACTATATCAAGAAGGCTTTCACATTTGCAATCTACATTTTGGAAGCCCTCGTAAAGAGGGAGATTGCCTTTTTTGTTTATCTTTTCTCAATAAAAAGTAA
- the rsmI gene encoding 16S rRNA (cytidine(1402)-2'-O)-methyltransferase: MWKQKSYKQEDRGALYLVPTPIGNLKDMTFRAIEVLKEADLIAAEDTRNTIKLCNHFEIQTSLVSYHEHNKETSGEKLIASILEGKKVALVSDAGLPAISDPGWELVAKCKEERIPVIALPGANAGITALIASGIMPQPFYFHGFLNRNKKDRKRELEGLRGKQETLIFYEAPHRIKQTLEDLLTTFGIRKATICRELTKVHEEYLHGTLEELVTLLQEEPLKGEICLIVEGSTEEISELEDLWWGSLSVVEHVNFYIEEKGLSSKEAIKQTAIDRSMPKRDVYQTFHVQET; this comes from the coding sequence ATGTGGAAGCAAAAAAGCTATAAACAGGAAGATAGAGGGGCGCTTTATCTCGTCCCTACACCAATTGGGAATCTAAAAGACATGACCTTTCGGGCGATTGAAGTTCTGAAGGAAGCAGACCTAATTGCTGCGGAGGATACTCGAAATACGATAAAACTATGTAATCACTTTGAGATACAAACTTCATTAGTTAGTTATCACGAACATAATAAGGAAACGAGTGGTGAAAAACTAATCGCTTCTATTTTAGAAGGCAAGAAGGTTGCGCTGGTTTCCGATGCTGGATTACCAGCTATTTCTGATCCTGGATGGGAACTCGTCGCAAAGTGTAAGGAAGAGCGTATACCAGTTATTGCTTTACCGGGAGCAAATGCTGGTATTACCGCACTGATTGCTTCGGGAATTATGCCACAACCCTTTTACTTCCATGGATTTTTAAACAGGAATAAGAAAGATAGAAAGAGGGAGTTAGAGGGATTACGAGGAAAGCAAGAAACTCTAATTTTTTATGAAGCCCCTCACCGAATTAAACAAACTCTTGAAGATTTATTAACAACATTCGGTATTCGAAAGGCGACCATTTGCAGAGAGTTAACAAAAGTCCATGAAGAATATTTGCATGGAACACTCGAGGAGCTTGTAACACTTTTACAGGAAGAGCCACTAAAAGGTGAAATATGTTTAATTGTTGAAGGGTCTACAGAAGAAATATCCGAATTGGAAGACCTTTGGTGGGGATCGTTATCGGTTGTTGAGCATGTAAACTTTTATATAGAAGAAAAGGGACTTTCATCAAAGGAAGCCATTAAACAGACAGCTATTGATCGTTCCATGCCTAAGAGGGATGTTTATCAAACTTTTCATGTACAAGAGACATAA